In the genome of Pontibacter actiniarum, the window GGCGCTGAGTACGCGAAAATCGGCATCGGCCGAAGCACAGGCACGAAGCTGATCTCTGCCAGCGGCAACATCAACAAGCCGGGCGTTTACGAAATCGAGCTGGGTGTACCGGTGGAGGAGTTCATTTACTCTGACGAGTACTGCGGCGGCATCTGGAAAGGCAAGCAACTGAAGGCTGTAGTGCCGGGAGGTTCTTCCGTGCCGATTCTGCCTGCTGAACTGATCCTGAAGACCGCTGCCGGCGAGCAGCGCCTCATGAGCTACGAGTCACTGTCGGACGGCGGCTTTGTGAGCGGCTCCATGCTGGGCTCAGGTGCCTTTATCGTGTTCGACGAAGACCAGTGCATCGTCCGTAACACGTGGAACTATGCCCGCTTCTACCACCACGAGTCTTGTGGCCAGTGTAGCCCATGCCGCGAAGGTACAGGCTGGATGGAGAAAGTGCTGCACCGCATTGAGTACGGCCACGGCCATCAGCAGGACATCGACCTGCTGGTAAGCGTTGCCAAGCAGATTGAGGGAAATACCATTTGCCCGCTGGGTGATGCCGCCGCATGGCCAGTAGCAGCCGCTATCCGCCACTTCCGACACGAGTTCGAGTGGCACATCAACCATCCGAAAGAGGCAACAGCCCCGGGTGCGGTGTACAGAGGCCAGCTGGACGCGGTAACAGCTTAGTTTTTTAGATATAAGTATCAAGACGTAAGACACAGGACTTTTAGGAGTTACGCGCATTTGTTTTGATACAGAAGTACAGGAAACACACAGCTCGTTATCTGT includes:
- the nuoF gene encoding NADH-quinone oxidoreductase subunit NuoF, which translates into the protein MGLKILTEHINVPGIETLEVYRKHGGYKSVEKALKTMSPEEVVEEVKTSGLRGRGGAGFPTGMKWSFLAKPEGVPRYLVCNADESEPGTFKDRWFMEKNPHALIEGMITSSYALGANTSYIYIRGELLFVLRILEKAIAEAYAAGLLGKNILGSGYDLDLHVAPGGGAYICGEETALLESLEGKRGNPRNKPPFPAVKGLFQSPTVVNNVETISSVPWIVNNTGAEYAKIGIGRSTGTKLISASGNINKPGVYEIELGVPVEEFIYSDEYCGGIWKGKQLKAVVPGGSSVPILPAELILKTAAGEQRLMSYESLSDGGFVSGSMLGSGAFIVFDEDQCIVRNTWNYARFYHHESCGQCSPCREGTGWMEKVLHRIEYGHGHQQDIDLLVSVAKQIEGNTICPLGDAAAWPVAAAIRHFRHEFEWHINHPKEATAPGAVYRGQLDAVTA